GAAGTCCTGTCGTATTCTAGTTAGTTTTAAACTTTGGAAAAtgtcagttttttgaattttaaCTCTGCGATCTGCTCGAGATTACTATTTTTTTGTTCTGAACCTTGTGCTTCTACCTTTGACGATTTCGTTGAATTCACCATTGACGTAGGTCTTGGTTTAATTCCATCGTCATGTTGTACTGCGTACTACTTTTTCTGTTGAATTATTTGATCAGATGTTTGAGTGCCAACTGATAACAGGAGATGTATACACTAAGGATGGAAAGTTTTTATTTGACCAGATTGGGTAACTTCATGCTGAATTTCGTTTTCAGGGGCAAGAGCTCATTGCAAGCATTAACACCATTTACTCGTTCGAAAATTCAGAAAGCCAGCCCTATTCTAGTGATTCTGTACACAGTGCGTGACACTTTCATGGTCTGATGTGCGGTTATGGAACTTCGAAATATACCTGGTCGTTGCTATttcatttcatataatttcttgtCACTATATCGGTTGATGAGATATTGATTTCAAGTCATGCAAAATTATGTTTTTGCTGGGAAAAACTGTTACTAAATTGTTCCCCTGTACCAAATTTGTCTCATTTTTATTAAGTGCCCTTTACAATTCAGTAGCAAGGATATAAGGGAGTTTGTTACATTGTAAAGATTGGATTTTAAAATGTTCCACACCATATTATTTTAATATAACAAACCCTGCCTACCAAATAAAAATTTTAAACAAAGAGGATTGTGGATGGAGGGGTTTGGTGTATTAAGGGGTTTTGAGGGGATCGGTTCGAAGGAAGGGATTCACCCAGTCCCTTGTTTTGAAAAAAACGCATACAagtcttttgcatacgatgtcgaaaaaaatgcataatatatcaaaaaaatcagcacgAAAGCATGCATCCAATTTTGACGGCTgtaggcctgtttgcaaatttttagaatcctcaaattctgaaagaaaaaaaaagatatgcttaaattttagtttttttaatttttattaaatctggtcaaactacttattcaagaaatattagtgttaacaaataattattttagtgttttttaattttggtcaaactatggtcaaatctggtcaaactgtggtcaaactatggtcaaactacttatttaagaaatattagtgttactaaataattattttagtttttagaattttggtcaaactgtggtcaaactatttattcaagaaatattagtgttactatataattattgttttttaaataatagtttcaaactcaaacagtgctTAATGCTGAAGTTCAACTCTTAAGGGTTAACAGGATTAACAgcttagtattgtcaggaaaacaacatgtGCAGACTTGAAAACTAGGGGGAACATaactcgaaagttaagcgtgcttaggttggagtagtgagaggatgggtgatcggccgggaagttagacgatttgaaaTGAGTGGTTCATAATTGACCagtgagcagtgatgaggggtgattagagattaaattgtcaaataattcagaaatttgaaaattagaaaaaaaaatcaatttttttcaaaaaaatcagaaaaacaaaatttcaaaaaaatacctttagtcccgattggtgttaccaaccgagactaaaggtggagctccagataGTGGCCACATGaagctcctttagtcccggttcgtaagcaaaccgggactaaaggccctctaaaACAGGGACTaatggcccgttttctactagtgtacgtaTACATGTAAATGCTATGAATGCGCACATGCACATATCCGAGATAATGAGCCGGCACAAACATTTTAAGATTGATGAATTCGCCACGTAAGCCTCGTTTGTCGACGGGGACGTCTTTTCTCACTTAACGAACATCGCCGAAAAGATTGAAATAAACCGGCCATCAGATTGCATAGGTTTTTTTTGTGGGAACGGGTTGCATAGTTATTTCTACAAAAAAAAAAGTGTAGAAGCTTAGTTTCCTGCCATACCGGGATAATTTAATTATGATGTATGTTAATTTCAGTTCAATAGACTCGGTGTAGTTCCTTGTGTAGATCGGTTTAGTCCATCGGGGGATCGCGACAACGGCTAGGCAATTTCTAATGATTGATGCCGATGGAATTTCGAGCATCCCCTGCAACCTCCTTTTTGAAAACGGGGGCATAATCTTGCCTCATTTCTTGGCTAAGAAGAATGGTGCTCATTTAATTAGTGAAAGACTAGGCGAAAACTGACGAACACCCATAGCGAGCGATTGGCATAGAACAAGACAATCTCGAGGGCACGCACCACCGATCTAGCACACGACATATACACTAGACACACCACGTTGAAGAACACCATCGAGATTGGACACAAGCATCACCACCACCAGCCGTGCGTTCGCTTTATTCGGTTTGCATGGTTCGGTTTATATGGTTTTCCagtttgtacggtattaatacttcggttTATGCGATATGATACTAAAATATGGTTTGGTTTCGGTATATATCAAATTATTTCGGTATGATTTTGGTATATACCataataaccaaagttgacgcgaatttgaaaatgacatactccctccgtccggaaatacttgtaagagaaatggatgaaaatgaatgtatctaggaCTAAATTGCGTCTAGATACATCCACTCATCCGACAAGCATTTtctgacggagggagtattatattttACAAACTTATAAATTCAAACACATACTTTTTAAATACAAACGGTATATAACtttatataagtatatatgcatgcctCAATTCATGCCTTGAAAGGTTATGGACGACGTGGTTAGCATTTTTGCAAGAGAAAAATTGCTACGTTACACGAAAAAATAGATGTTCTTTGTAGAAAATTTTACTCTTATACAAGAAAAATGTCTACTTGTATCATTGTTTGCCtcaagaaatatatatatatttatttcggtttattcggttaaccattcatttttttggtatataccataaaaaccaaaattcaaaacggtatgaaaagttcataccatatcgaaaccagaaaccataaaaaccgtgaattcggttcggttcggtttattttcggtatgatttttcggttcggttttaaaATGCACAGAGTGACCTCCACAAGCAAGCGACTCCGACTTCACCGCAGATGACCATCGACAAAGCCATCCCCGCCACAGTTGCATGATGTCACACTAAGATCTGCCAAGTAGTCGGCCACACGTGCTGACGACAAGGCAACTCCGATTCTCAAGGCGAGCTACAAAGGAGACAGATGCAAGGTCGTCGCCGCGAAGAATCGTCAAGCTGGACGACCCATCGCCGGTCATCACCCGGACCTTGCCGTCGCAACTCCAACTTCACGACAACAAATAGACTACGAGGACACGCCGAAAAACCGACAACACTGCACTGAAGCTGTAGCGCTGCGACATGGCCATCTctttttctcttctctctctctcttctttttttttcttgcgggatcttatgggtttcacgtctagcctaccccaacttgtttgggattacaggttgttgttgttgttgctgtgggAAACGTTATGGCCATCTCAATGGGATGCAATCGAGCGAAAGGTGAAAACTCCGGAGTTCACTTGAGAACAAGAGACTGCTGAGAAAAAGAAATGGAGACCAGGGTAGAGAGTATGGTTTGGTTACAGATCGATAAGATGTCTCTTTAGACATGGTCTGCTACCATCACCAAAACTTTGCAACGGAGGATATAACAGAGAAAATGACATAAGTGGCCACAGGAAATGGGAAGGCCCGTGCGGAagcaaaaaagataaaaaaaaattGGGGAGATTCAGCCTCCGCGAAACCTGACCGCCATTCCCCTTtgttgcattggaaatatattctTCTGGGAAGATGAAGAGAACCAAGGGCCGTGACCATGGTTGCTATCCCCGAATTTTTGACAAAAAGGGCCCCTTGACCAGTGAAAATGTCAAAAAAGACCACCCATGGACAAAAATGTCAAAAAAGACCACCTACACCGTGGCGGCAGGTGCGCCAGCCGACacatggcacctgccgccacgggaTCCGGCGGCAGCACCTGCCGCCACCGGCTTAGGCGGCAGCCTCAGCTGCACAGAATTTTGACCGACGACGCATGCGAAAACGGAACGGGCTGGCGACATGGCACCTGCCGCCCCGCTCTCTGGCAGCAGCCTGTGCTGCTTTTCTGTTGGGCCATAGGTGGCAGACGCTTTGCTAGTCGAGATGCACTGGCCAGATGCCTTTTCTGTTGATTGAGTTAGACTAAACACCTCAGTCGGTCAGTCCTGTATTTAGGATTAATCCAGATGACTCCACATAGCACAGGGCAACGAGAGAGAGATGGGTGCACAGAAAACAAAACGGCAGAGGCACCACGGCCAGCAATGCGTCTGCCACACTAAGAACCAACGGACGTGCCGTTTGGCGTGAAAAGCAGCACAGGCTGCCGCCAGGgagcgtggcggcaggtgccacatcGCCAGCCCGTTCCGTTCTTGTGTGTGCCATCGACCGAAATTCTGTGCAGCTGAGGCTGCCGGTCGAGCCAGTTGCGGCAGGTGCTGCCGCCAGAttccgtggcggcaggtgccacgtgtcggctGGCGCACCTGCCGCCACGGTGCAGGTGGTCCTTTTTGACATTTTCGCTCGTAGGTGGTCTTTTTTGACAATTTCACTGGGCAGGTGGTTCTTTTTGATGAAAAATCGCTATCCCCTACAGCCTGAGCATGCAGAGCTTAATTACTCTATCTAGGATACAAAAAAAATAGCAGGGCGCAGAAATAGGCGAAAAATGAAGCAAGCTGTACCTCCACAGATCGGTTTCCACCATCCTCCCGGCATTTTGAATCCGGTCGCCGTCGAAGTTCTGCTCGTCTGAATACATATCTCATGCCATTGACATGCGCAATGCCATGTCCCATGTACGTGTGTACCAGACTGGGATTCAGTTATGGTTTGGTTTCCATCATCAAAGTGTACTTCTTTTAATCAGTCTGGATGGATGAGAACAAAAGGTTTTGCATTTGGATTCCTAGTCATACACCACTACTTTATTACCCTTGTTACTCATGATCAAAGATTCACAAAAAATGGTCTCTAACCAAACAGCTGTGAAAACATGGCTCACACAAAATTTGAATTGCCAATGGTGGCCTGTCCCACATGCCATAGATATAAGAGCGGATAATTAGTTCACAAAAAAGTTTGGTCACCCACCCGTTTTGGCAAAAAGTAGGCAACAATCctgccaaaaaaaagaaaaaaatccataACAGAGCAAAAAAAAACAGATATGCATAAGATTCACTGAGATTTTCAAATAAATAATGGTACAAGTTGATATGCATACTCATGTTGAAcagaaggaaacaaataataggatTTCTTTACTTACCCGGCCAATAATAAATGATGAGCCCATAACAGAGACAAAAATCAGATATGCACCAGGATGAACGAGATCATATACTACGTCGGGTGCTGCAATCGCCTAAAGGAAaggatgacatgtggggttcagtccaaatgcaacaatggatTACTATTAATTTTTGGTGGTGTTCTCCCATTTAGATAGTCAATGGCTCAGTATAAGCTTGAAGGTTTAGATGCCCAAAGCCGGTAAAAACACAAACACGTATGCTTAGCTTCCTTGTTGTGTTTTAATATCATCTAAACCGTCAGTGTAAGATCCACGCTCCATATGACTCATGTTGCTCTTACAAAAACAACAAGTAGAGGAAACTGTATGACGGCTCATGTATACTCTTACCTGCAAACAGGCACAGAACCACTACTTATAAGCTTGTACCTTTGTATAGCTGACATTGGGGCTTCAGACAACACATACTCATGAACTCCAGAGCCTACTTGCAGGTCACATTGTTGTGGATGGCATTGCCAGTCTGCTATATCCACTGTCAGTTTGTTCTGCTCTACATCACCAGAAATCACCACAAGAGCAGGCACCAGATTTGAAGTGGTGGAACCTGCTGCAGTCTCGCATGATGATCTCCCTGTCCTCAACCGCCGACACCATCTTCATCACCACATGGCAGTCCCCACAGACCCGCAGGTTTTTGACAATCTGAAGGGGCGTCCCTGGTGGTGTAGCTATCAGACCGAAGGCAAGAGCCAGCCGCTCACTGTGCGTCACCAGCATGGCTTCCTTCTGCTCTTCCTCCATGTCATGGAGCACAAAGCTCGTGTTCGGACAGTAACCCTCCTGCTTCAACCTGGCTGTCATCGCCTTCAGCTTTGTGTATATCTGGTCGGACAGAGGGTGCGATTTGTCGGAGGCTATAAAGGAATGGACCTTGTTCTTGATCTGAATCCAGCTGGATCCAGCTTCCTTCTTCACCTTTTTAGAATCCAtgagcttcctcacttcatccctCTCTTTCCACTTCCCTGCGGACGCATAGATGTTGGAGAGCAGCACGTACGTCGCCGAATCGAGCGGCTCAAGCAGTAGCAGCTTCTCTGCGGCCAGCTTCCCAAGCTCAACATTCTTGTGAACTCTGCATGCGCCTAGCAGTGTTCGCCATACCATTGCACCTGCTGGGAACGGCATGCCTCCAATAAGGTTCATCGTTTCATCCAACTTGCCCGCACGGCTGTAGAGATCCACCATGCACGCGTAATGCTCCATGGTGGGACTGATCTTGTGGTCTCTAACCATGGAATCGAAGTATCGCTGGCCTTCTTGTACAAGTCCAGCATGAGTGCATCCTATGATAACCGCAAGGAATGTGACGCCATCCATCTCGACGCCCGCAGCTTCCATCTGACGGAATGTATCAAGGGCCTCCTTGCTGTAACCGTGCTGCGCATACCCTGATATCATCGAGTTCCATGACACCAAGTCTCTCTCTGTCTGCCTCTCAAAGACACTTCGAGCACTGTCAATGCTCCCTTTTCTTGCATACATGCTGACAAGTGCGCTGCCCACGCAGATAGCGTCCTGGTATCTGTATTTGATCGAAACAGCATGGAACTGCCTACCCTGGTCAACCCCAGCGGTGGGACTAGCACATGCATCGATGACACTAGAGATAGTGAACTCATTTGGCTTCATGCCTTGCATGGACATCTCCACAAACACATTTGTGGCACCATCGCAGTCGCCAGCTTGGGAATAGCACGATAACATTGCAGACCATGCAACAACGTCCTTCTGGTCAATGGTTTCAAATATAGAGAGGGCTTCTTCAGTGCTTCCAAGCTTTGAGTACGAGGCAAGAAGTGCAGTTCCAACAGATGGTGCATGCTGGTAGTTGGTTTTGATGATCTGCGCATGAATCTGGGGAGGCAAGACTGGCAGTGATGTTGTGAGCATCGTCGAATAGGTGAACTCATTTGGCTTGACATTGTCTTCTCTCATTCTGCTAAAGAGTGAGGCAGCAAGAGGAATATCACCGTTCTGAATGCACCCGCCTATCATAGCAGTCCATGAAACGACACTCTGCGATCCTGGCATCAGCAAGAATATGTTGAAAGCATCATCCAGTTCGCCGCATTTGCTGTAGGCATCCATAATGGCTGTCATGACATTGCCATCTGAACTGAACCCATGTTTCAACACACAGCTGTGGAGCTGCCGAGCCAGGGCCAGCTGTTTGAGGTTTGCACATAACTTGATTACCGTCGAGTAGGTCGACTGTGACAGCTTCGCCACGCTTGCTCTTGAGTCATGGAACAGCTGCAGGGCTTCCACTTCACACCCATTCAAAAGAAGGCCTGCCATCAACGTGTTCCACGACACCATGTCCCTGGTCTCCATCCCACAGAACACAGCCTTGGCTTCTTCAACCAGCCCGCACTTCGAGTACATGTTCATCAGGGAATTGCACACGAACACGGTCGAGCGGCATCCGAACTTCACCGACTGAGCATGCACGCGCCGCCCGAGCTCGAGCGCGCCCTGGCCCGCCACCGCGGAGAGGACGCTCGTGAACGTGAACGGGTTCGGCCATACCCCCTCGGCGCGCATCCTGAAGAAGAGCGCCATGGCGTCCAAGTGCGCCCCGG
Above is a window of Triticum aestivum cultivar Chinese Spring chromosome 6B, IWGSC CS RefSeq v2.1, whole genome shotgun sequence DNA encoding:
- the LOC123139889 gene encoding pentatricopeptide repeat-containing protein At2g27610, whose protein sequence is MALRTALPALPRGFASRQRLATRASSARLEEDGAARPNARSARGAFDGMSGRDAAAGASSGSSRDAIVDCARRGMGREALGHFSAARRLGGERVDGAMLSCALKACGAMPGGCRAAGEQLHCLCVKCGLDRADVGVGTALVDAYTKCGGMEDSRLVFEGMPQRNVGTWTSLLNGYAQAGAHLDAMALFFRMRAEGVWPNPFTFTSVLSAVAGQGALELGRRVHAQSVKFGCRSTVFVCNSLMNMYSKCGLVEEAKAVFCGMETRDMVSWNTLMAGLLLNGCEVEALQLFHDSRASVAKLSQSTYSTVIKLCANLKQLALARQLHSCVLKHGFSSDGNVMTAIMDAYSKCGELDDAFNIFLLMPGSQSVVSWTAMIGGCIQNGDIPLAASLFSRMREDNVKPNEFTYSTMLTTSLPVLPPQIHAQIIKTNYQHAPSVGTALLASYSKLGSTEEALSIFETIDQKDVVAWSAMLSCYSQAGDCDGATNVFVEMSMQGMKPNEFTISSVIDACASPTAGVDQGRQFHAVSIKYRYQDAICVGSALVSMYARKGSIDSARSVFERQTERDLVSWNSMISGYAQHGYSKEALDTFRQMEAAGVEMDGVTFLAVIIGCTHAGLVQEGQRYFDSMVRDHKISPTMEHYACMVDLYSRAGKLDETMNLIGGMPFPAGAMVWRTLLGACRVHKNVELGKLAAEKLLLLEPLDSATYVLLSNIYASAGKWKERDEVRKLMDSKKVKKEAGSSWIQIKNKVHSFIASDKSHPLSDQIYTKLKAMTARLKQEGYCPNTSFVLHDMEEEQKEAMLVTHSERLALAFGLIATPPGTPLQIVKNLRVCGDCHVVMKMVSAVEDREIIMRDCSRFHHFKSGACSCGDFW